In Sesamum indicum cultivar Zhongzhi No. 13 linkage group LG1, S_indicum_v1.0, whole genome shotgun sequence, the sequence ATACTAAAATCTGGACTTGCATTTGCTTCTgagtgtgtatgttttaaaatttaacttataGGTATTACTGGTATTTCTTAATCTTTGTAAGgatcaatttttattacactGGGAGTTGtcgtatattttcttttgatgttgaagttttataaaaattatggaaaattgATTTGTACGTGGCTGAGACTGCGTTTAAATATCATGTTTTGAGGtggaatttgtttttctttgttgattcTGAGAacctctttttttgtttcggTTTCCGCACTTTGATATTCAATCGCAAGGGAGAAGAGAGGATATGCAGACGTTGGGTGAATTCAAGCTGCCCCATTTCTTTAATTACCCTCCCTATTTCACGTAAATTTCttgctcttcttcttcatcttttttttccctcgttttttttgtgtttgtaaTTCGTTAATATGATTTCTGTATGGTGTATGTGGCGAATACCTGtggctttttttcttttttggcgTTTTGTTCTATCAGAATGAACATGATTGtggttaaattttaaactgcATGAGCTGTAGCTCTTTTTCTTACCTCGTTGTTGTATACTCTTCAGAAATGGAAATGGAATTTCCTGTTCAACTTTAGTTGGGGTTTTAAGTATTGATCAAGTAATGCAATATGGGTCTTCTTTTGGGGACAAAGAGGAAAgtgttgaattttataaaagaaaatgatttttattgtCTGGAAAAAGAGCAACTGAAGTGAGTTATTGTTGATTCCTTGGTGGAATTGCAAGGATAAGTTTCTTTTCTAATTCGTCGTTGATTATTTTGAGCTATATTAACTGAGTGAACATATTTTTCCTTGCTTTGAGCTGCTTTTGTGGTAAATATTCTCTAACAATGTGAGAATAGTGTGGTTGCCTTTGGTCTTTCTTTACTGGATCAGATCCATTTTGACATGCTTAGAGATGTGGAAATCTTAATTTGAACTGGTTGTTATTCATTTGGGTTTCTTTGTCTTGTGTAGCCATGTAATGCAGCCTTGTTTCATTCTGATATATGTATGGTGCAGTTTTAATAGTTAAATAGACTTGGTTAAAATTCTCATTGGTGTTTACATTTTATGGAAGAGGTGTGATTGGCAACAAGATTTCCATAAGGAAAAATCTCGGGATGCTGGACTCTTTAGCACCATAACCATGAGAAATCATCTTTCTTTATATCTTTTGcttcttattttttcctaattacATCAGTAAGATCCGACCTAATCCAATATTCTGCAACACCCTCAAGAAAATGCTGAATTTTTAAAGTCATTTGAACGCCTGTCATAGTTTGAGTGTTTGGATTACAGAAAGTTCCTTTGATATTGAACCATGATGCTTTAAGGGAAGTCTAGGATCCAGAATTGTTCTCATGACCTATTGGAGCAAACACAGAACTCCTATTGTGGGAAGAAGGTCTTCATCCACAGGTTTATCCAGTCTCCCGTAGGATGTTTAAAGTGAACTTTTCTGAAATCTTTTCCCTTCCTATGGAGATTGGCGTTGAGCATGAATAATATGATTGCAGAAAGTAGCTCAGCATGTTTGATTTCGTTTATGCTTTCATAGGACATCTTCAAAGGAGAATCTTTGTTTGTTGGCACACTAATGTTTTCCAATTCCTGTAGTTTGCAGCCAGTAAGAGATACTAGGGAAAAGCAGATACAACTCTGGAAGGAGCTGATACTTGATTACTGTCGGACTCAAAAGATCTTTGTAGTTGGGCTTGATGAAGACTTCCCATTGTTTAGCAATCCAGTGATTGAAAGTATGCATTGGGTTTCGAGTTTCTATTTCTTGATTGCCGTACAGATATTTGTTGCCTTTGCTAAAAGAAAGACagaaaaatagatgaaaagaATGTgaacaatgaaaaataaaaattcggAGTTGTTTGTTACTTCTCGTTGAACTAGTGTTAATGTCCTGAGTTGCTTGTTTCTCAAACAGAAATCTGTCATATTTTACATGAAATGCAGTTAGAAAGCAGCTTTTTTTAAGATacttattgaattttgttattttctttcccCTGTATTGCCAAgtgagaaattgaaaaatctagTGATAATGTGTTGGAGGTTTCagtttgttcttttcttttttatgttcattttccctactactttttgttttttctttttgagttTCATTTTCCTTCTATCAAATGTTTGTTTGTGGTATTCAACCCAGATGATATCTTACTTAGTCTTGATCGTGTAGGATCTCTAAGTCATGAAGCTAGGGAGGCATTTCTCTCGGCCTTAGTTGCGGAAGGTTTGTCTCCATTGTGCTAGTTTAGTATTTGACAGAACCTAGTTGAGAAATAAGGTTGATGTTTTATACTCAACCATTTGGTTGCTTACCAGATTAAGTTCAACTTGACAGGACGTGCAGAATGGTTGGATAAAAGTCATAAAAAGATCCTAATCCTTTGGCATAGCATAAAAGATTGGGCTGACTTGATAATAAGCTTTGTGAGTGTTCCTTTATTTTGTGCTGCTGCTGATTATCTCAGTTTTTGCTGATGCGTGATTTCTGGTTATCTTTCATCAGGTTAAGGATAATGGACTTGAGGATGGTGTTATGACGGTTGAGGAAATACGTTCGGGGGTCGAGTCTCGAGGGACAGGTAAACTTTGGTCTTGAGAGTTGCTTATCTCAAAATTTCCTTTTGAGGAATTCTGTTGGTCCAATTGGGTCGTATGGCATTTACCTGTAGTACAATGGGGAGACCTCCATTATGTCTGTTTGGCATgactaattttgaaaatttggcGGTTAAAAGTGATATAAATACGTTTATTTCCTCTTCCTGGAACCTACTTAAAGCATATATCTCTTGTTGATGAAGTGAATTGTGCGATGGATAATATCCTCTACTTCCAACCAATCATGGGTTTCACTTAAATCCCTAATCACGAAACTTTCTAAAAATACAGAGCAATTGTAAAAGGCATGATAAATTTCAAGCTTTCTATCCTGATTGACATTTCACTCACTAGCATGGCCAATAGCAGGTACCACATTGTGTATTATTACTCTTATACATTCTGGTCTTTTTGCGACCTTTATATTAACCTAGCAGCTTGTCTTGCATGCTTGGGATAGCTGGTCAGATGAATCAATCAATGTTTGAAGTGATAACGCGTGGAATATTACCACACCACTTGTATGGGATTCTTTCATCATACATGTTCAAATGACCTTCTTTTCGCGCTCTGTTTGAGCTGAACATTGCTTTAGTTTTCGCGTCATATAACAACTAGCTGCTGCTCTTCCTCTCACATTTTTTTTGACCGTAAACAGAGCTTCACGGAATGGACCGTACTATTCTAATGCGAGCCCTCAAACACCTGGAACACAGAGGGAAGCTTGCACTCTTCAAAGGAACTTCAGCTGACGATGAAGGCGTAAAATTTTCCATATAGATTATGTAGTTTCTTCATCAAAGATCCAGCTTTAAAACATATCTGTAGCAACTTCTTTTTACGTGTGTGGACATCCATATCTATGTGAATTCCAAAGATTTGGTCTGTATACAACAGTTGTCTCATGTTCACAACTATCCTATTGTAATTTCGTCTCTagtattattaaattgttgATGGAAGGCACAAGTAGGGGTGtcagatgagtcgagccggctcgactttgagctcgactcgagctcaTTGGAGGTTGTTCACTAGCTTgcgagtaaattataatattttttataattaaagttattatttaatatgatatacagaacttatgttatattttaatatatatttgtattattttaacattttttaaattgacaagtaattgacttatgattttttattatttataaatttatgtcaaaatttagtaattcctatgaattaatctaaaattcataataataataataacaacaataataataatgatgatgatgatgatggttgaacaattctaattattattttattatatataatgagattaaaaagtttaattaataattactatatcttaaaattcgagcatttgattcatacgaaatttaaatatatataagactgtgtccattagatcatatcagacagtatgatttaaaatcacatggcttaattcaacgatacacagtcttgaatgattatatttatgtttcgagtacgatatctcgacatccgtatattCAATAAGTTTAtaactttaccaaatgtatttttttttgtaagttttatcatatctaatggtttgatctgaattttaatggcccgattaacccatgttgttcaacaatgtaagatgatagttacatcaatggtatactaatatttataaatatatacattttgcaggttgtgaacatatattaatttcaactatatctatgtaaaaattttatgattcgatctcataatttaaaataataatactaacaataataataatactaatactaataataataatataataacaataatcaCGTCCGCATGGCCTTCATCTGTCAAGTATCATTTCATTCTCGACACGTGTCATTTGGTCAATTCCATTGACTTGCTCTGCTggcactttattttttgagaagcTATTCCTTCTGATTCAGATCCGACtgcttaataataataatataataataataataataataatacaaaaaatcaaaaataaaaaactcatatctttctctctctttgtcgtttcttcttcctcctttctCTCTTTGTATTTCTTCTCATCCCAAAAGAAGACcggaaatatttttttctttaccttTTTTCTAGACATTTTCTAAAAAGCATTTTGAGAATTATATACACCGAAAGGGCGCCTAATTGACTgcttatatttatgtatgggATTAGGGAATTGAACTCATTGCACTTCAAAAAATTGGAAACTTTTGACCCACACAGTAATCGAATCTCCAGAACTCCGCCCGCCAATCCCCTATCTCGCGCCAAATTATCACGAACAATTCCCAGGTTTGTTTGGAAGTTTCAGGGTTGATATCCCGTgagttgaatttaattaagtttttacttttattcttcAAATTGCTTCAGTCTCGAACCTAATCAACCGTGGCGTCcgtatatatatctatatatatgtgcgtgtgtgtgtatttttacTCTATAtctatgtatgtatgtatgtatctTTGTAGATACGAATACTAAAATCTGGACTTGGGTTTGCTTCtgagtgtgtgtatgtttgaaGATTCAACTTATAGGTATTACTGGTATTTCTTAATGTTTGTAAGGAGCAACTTTTATTACTCTTGGAGTTGTCgtgtattttcttttgatgttgaagttttataaaaatggaaaattgaaTTCTACGTTGCTGAGACTATGTTTAAATATCATGTTTTGAGGtggaatttgttttttctttgttccCTGACTTATCAACTATAAGAAAGTTGGAAATCAAACTGGGATGGGATTTTAAGGAGGTGAACTGATTAGTTTTCCCTACTTTTTGTTTGATGCTGTATAAATGAAGTTACCCAAGTAGAAATTCAGAGAGGGAGTGTGCGGATATAGTGTAGGATGTCAGACAGGTGGTGATTGCTAAATCAAGATAACTTGATGAAGTTTCGGAGCTTtataagaattaaattttgtttttcttttggtgaATATCTATAGTTCCAATGGAGTACATAGGTCATAGCTTGGCCGTTGCCAATTTGAGGGTTGAGGGACTAGATCTTGCTACAGTCTAAGCAACGTCTTGCTGTATAATGTTTTATAGTAGTTGGTTTGTTCGAGTTGCAGTGTCCACTTGTTACATGTTTGTTGATGTGCATATGATGAAAGCGACATATAGTTCACCTCTGTTTCTACATAACTTTCACGACCTgcttacatttttatttagtgaAGCCTTTTTGTAATGTTTATTCATTTTGTCTAGTACTATTGCCTTATGTTCAGGTGCAGCAGCTACCATGGTCTCAGGATTAATAAATGCTAACCCTGTTGTGTATGAGAAAAAGGAGCGCCGATCTAGAAGCACACCAACTCATGTGGACGAATATGCAGTTGAGCTGATTGACCAACTAGAGATATTTGATATccttatatatgttttaactCCCCTTCTCATCGACTGATTAGCTTTATTTGCAATATAAATGCTTTCCAAAATATAGCGGGATTGTAGGGCACCTTTCGTGTTGCATATGGATTTTGATGGTGGCAAAAACTCTTTACGATGAACTATATGTTGCACACTATATCTGCCGAGTAGCTCTCTAAGCAGTTCCTTAATGACATTCTTTTCCATGATACTACTGATATCATCTTAATCACTCTTAGTTTATTTTGCATGCTTTTGGGTGAATGGAGAAAGCCGTTTAAGGAATGGAGATGGCTATAATACTGAAATTATCTTTAGGGAGAATGATGTGTTAGAAGATATATAACTGCCttgaagagaaagagaagaaattggTTTAGGAACTGTTGCCACTTCTCTTTTCCAGACAAGAGTTACTATGATACTCTTGCTGCACATTGTTCATGTCTTTTCGCAGATACTCTTGCCTGCTATTATTTTGTGAGTTCCAGGCTGCTCTTTGTCTTTTGATTTTGTGACTCTCATGTCATGCTATGTTCTTTACTATGTCTTCTTAGCCACCAGTcagttttagtttttatataCAATTCATGTTAGTAAAAGCGTTGTatatttcttgaataattGAAAACTATCAACcgagagaaagaagagaagaaaatatattgcatTCTGTTGGCACTAGGAGTGGAACAGTTTTTAGGTGAACAATAACACAGCATAAATTAGATTGGAGAACAACATGGGTACAAAAGTTTGTTCTTCTTAATGTTCACACATCATATTAGAGACATAAAAGATCCGGAGCACCCTTATTCCTTGGAAGAGCTGAAAGTTATAAGCGAAGATGCGATTGAGGTGGATGACAAGCGTAGCTATGTGAGGTAGAAAAATCTCGCTGTTCTATGTATTTTGCTCCATTTATATGTGGAtgcttatttttcttctcacaACTTATTTGAAATGATCTCTTTCAGGGTCACATTCACTCCGACTGTAGAGCATTGCAGTATGGCCACAGTGATTGGCTTATGCTTGCGGGTCAAACTCATGCGATCTTTGCCCCCTCGGTACAAAGTATGCATCCACAAACTGACCTTGTGATATATCTTATACTCTGTACTGGCGAGTGCTAGCAACTTAATGCAATTATACTATTCAGCAAgtcttgaatttttgtgtcCATTTGTGTGCAAAGAAAGATGGTGGCGAGTATAGTTTGGTGTGCGAGCTGCTAGCATTTAAAACAACCAGCCTTACTATAATCTTGCATAAATTTAAGCTTTGTTTTGTTGCTTTGCTATGTTCTAAAGATAGTTTGCCATGATTTTCTGCTTCCATTTTTATGGTTCTCAAATAGTGTCACTTTGTTTTTCCCCAGGTGGATATTAGAGTAGCACCTGGTACGCATGCCACTGAAGCTGcaggtctctctctctctctctctctctcgtgtACTTGTGTGTGGTTTCAGTTGTATGAGACCTGTGGTGATCAGTGTGATTTCATTTGTCATTGATGCATGCAAAAGCTGTATCCTATAGTTGCAGGACGtgtttcttaattattatatgttttttcttttcacttgTTTGCAGTAAATAAACAACTGAATGATAAAGAACGGGTGGCAGCAGCTCTAGAAAATCCAAACCTCGTTGATATGGTCGACGAATGTCTTGCTCCATCTTATGGCTGAAGATGGTCGAGCTTATCTTCCTAAAATCCAAGCAAACAGTCTTCCCTTCATGTTTGATTCTACTCCAGTTTACCTTCTGCCAGCTACATGGTTTGTTGatgttcttgattttcttctctaGCGTGTTAGTCTTTATTGTCGCTCTTCATGTTCTGAGTATTAACTTTTATCACTTGGATAAGGTTTCTTGTCTAGTTAGGGATTAAATTTGATGGTGAGCCGATTCATGTTTACTTAAGATAGGGAACTTCTATTCCTGTAGACCTTTATTCTCAGTTCTGAACAGCACATATTGATCAAGAATGTTGATGAACCATTACAGagatacataattaataagaaatacTAGTTTCATTCACCTGGACTTCAAGTTCTGCCATGGATAAGTATAACACTAGTGCAGACAGGGAAAAGTTAGTTATGGACTTGACGCAGTGTGATAGCCAGCTCTACTGTCCGTCCGTCCTTCCGTATGACTATATGCGGTGTGATCCTTCATCCGATCACGTTATTATTTagggtaattatatttatagcccttgacctataatttatttacacaaataatctctatcttttagataattatacatacatctatcaaatgtcaatattatttacacaactacccctatttttttgaaaaattacaaatacactccttttaaaaattattagtattattacacaaattattcatattttttgactGTCAGGagtagtttttgtaattatacaaaaaatagcaattgtttgtgtaaataaattataaattaggaggtgtaaatataattatctctattatTTATGATGATTGTGTGTAAATTTCATGGCCGTCCTATCTAAATATtagtgaaaaaagaaatttattgttagaaatattcaaaattttcaaaaaattgcacaactaataaaatttatggagTATGATGTTATAATTGTAAACTAGCGTGTCTACTGTAATAGTAG encodes:
- the LOC105159333 gene encoding vacuolar protein sorting-associated protein 25 isoform X1 encodes the protein MQTLGEFKLPHFFNYPPYFTLQPVRDTREKQIQLWKELILDYCRTQKIFVVGLDEDFPLFSNPVIERSLSHEAREAFLSALVAEGRAEWLDKSHKKILILWHSIKDWADLIISFVKDNGLEDGVMTVEEIRSGVESRGTAGQMNQSMFEVITRGILPHHLASRNGPYYSNASPQTPGTQREACTLQRNFS
- the LOC105159333 gene encoding vacuolar protein sorting-associated protein 25 isoform X2 — translated: MQTLGEFKLPHFFNYPPYFTLQPVRDTREKQIQLWKELILDYCRTQKIFVVGLDEDFPLFSNPVIERSLSHEAREAFLSALVAEGRAEWLDKSHKKILILWHSIKDWADLIISFVKDNGLEDGVMTVEEIRSGVESRGTELHGMDRTILMRALKHLEHRGKLALFKGTSADDEGVKFSI
- the LOC105159361 gene encoding protein AE7, translating into MVSGLINANPVVYEKKERRSRSTPTHVDEYAVELIDQLEIFDHIRDIKDPEHPYSLEELKVISEDAIEVDDKRSYVRVTFTPTVEHCSMATVIGLCLRVKLMRSLPPRYKVDIRVAPGTHATEAAVNKQLNDKERVAAALENPNLVDMVDECLAPSYG